From the Streptomyces sp. NBC_00390 genome, the window TCGGCGGCATCAGGGCCGACAAGGCTGGAGTCCGTCTTGACGACCCCCGGTCGTCACCAGGGCCGGACCCCGATCTAGAATCGAACTTGTGTCCGAAAAAATGTCTCGTCCGGAGCGCCTGCGCAGCGTCCGCGAATGGCCGGTCCGGCAGCTGCGCCGTCCGGACGGGACCATCGCGGAGCTGGAACGGCAGGAGGTGGCCGCCGTCCGCGCCGCGCGCACGCCACGAGAGCAGGCTCGCCGCGCAATCGCCGGGGACGGCACCGCAGCCCGCCCGTACCACCGACCGGACACCGAACTCGGTGCGCCGTGAACCGCGGACCATCACAGCCTGAAGACCTGAGCACTGCGCCGATCGTCGTTCATCGCGCGGTGGGCCCCGGCGGCCGCCGCGTGACGATCCGCACCCAGATCGCCGGCCTGGCCCGCAGCGACGCCGATCTGGTCGAGTTCCTGCGACGGGCGGGCCTGCCGGACGCCTGGGATCTGCTGGACGATCCACGCTGGGTGAAGTGGCAGGGCGGCAGGTCGCACGAATACGACGCCGCGGGCTGAGACGCCGACGGGCCGGAACGGCCTGCCGGCCGCGGTGCCTCGCGGAACGGCTCGCAGGAGGCCGCTACGGACCGCCCACCGGACCACAGTCAGCCGCAGGCAGCAGATGTGGCGCCCGTCAGCCGGCCGGCAGGGAGATGCCGAGCATCCGCGCGCCCGTCTCGGTACGGGGCCGATGCCGGCTGCCCGCGGCGAACACCACATACGTACCCGGCCCGTAGCGCTCCTCCCCCTCGATCACTTCTCCGCTCAGCACGTAGTACCACTCCTCTCCGGTGTGCACGTCGACCTCCGGCCACTCGGTGCCCGCGGCGAAGTCGATCAGCCAGCCGCGGGCGTGGTCGGTTGCCGGCAGCCTGCGCCGCACGATCCCGGGAACCACCTCGTGCGGCGCGACCTCGTCAACGTGGACGACAGTCATCAGTGCGTTCATGTCGGTGTGCTCGCTCATGCAGCCACTCTGGCTCGCAGCGGGAATCCGAACGAGTGTCTGGAATGACATCTGCAGGTACTTTTCTGCCATGCCCCGTCATAAGGCCCGTCATAAGGTGGTGGCGCTGCTCAATGAGCCGCAGTCGCCTTTCGAACTCGCCTGCGCCACCGAGGTCTTCGGCAACATCCCGCCGGATCTACCGGTCCATTACGACTTCCGGGTGTGCGCCCAGCAGCCAGGACCGCTGCGGACCACCGCCGGGTACTCGATGCTCGTCGACGCCGGTCTGGAGGCCCTGCGGAGCGCAGACACGGTGATGGTCCCCGGCTGGCAGCCGCCCGGGGCACCTGTCCCGCCGGCCGTCCTCGACGCCCTGCGGGCCGCGCACCGGCGCGGATCGCGGATCGTGTCCATCTGCACGGGCGCGTTCGTCCTCGCCCAAGCGGGACTGCTCGACGGCCGCCGGGCCACCACCCACTGGCGCCGGACCGCCCAACTCGCCGCTGCCTTCCCTCAGGTACAGGTCGATGCCGACGTGCTCTACATCGATCACGGTGATGTGGCCACCAGTGCCGGTACCGGCGCCGGCATCGATCTGTGCCTGCATCTCGTACGCTCCGACCACGGCGCGGCATACGCCGCTCAGATCGCCCGGAGCATGGTGCTGCCGCCGCACCGGGAGGGCAGCCAGCTCCAGTACGTCGCACAGGCCGCCCCCGCCGGCACGGACGAGTCGCTGGCTCCGGTCCTGCAATGGGTGCTCTCCCGGCTGGACGCAGAGCTGACCGTCAGCCGGCTCGCCGAACGCGCCGGCCTCTCGGACCGCACCTTCGCCCGCCGATTCAACCGGCAGCTCGGCACCAGTCCCGGGCAGTGGCTGCTCAACCAGCGCCTCGACGCGGCACGAACCCTGCTGGAACAGACCGGCCTTCCGGTGGAGGCGATCGCGACCCGGGTCGGGCTCTCCTCCGCGGTCAACCTCCGGCGCCGCTTCCGAGCCGCGTTCGGGACCACCCCGGGGGCCTACCGCCGAATCTTCGGAGAAGCCCGGCCCATGCACTCGACAAGCGGCGGTGGTCCTGCCGACTCCGAAGACCGGTAGGCCCGTTGGGGGGCTGCGAAGATCGCAACGGGGGTGCCGGCGCGGCTGTCCCGCAAGAGAGATCGACCAGCATGCCGGCTCACTCACTCGCTGCCGGCGTCGGGGATTCCAGAAATGGGCGTAGCGCCCACCGCGGCGCAGCAGCTCGTCATGGCTTCCTTCCTCCACGATCCGGCCGCCGTCCGGAAAGACGACGCGATCGGCACGTTGGGCCGCTTCGCGAGGTGGCCTGGCGGCCGTGACGCCGGGGGCGGGCGTCGCCGGTCGTTGCCGGTCGCGCCCGGCCCCCGTCACGGGATCCGTCACCCGGATGGAGCCGCCTCCCGCTCCATGTTCACAGGGTTCACAGGCGGCATTTCATCGGCGGCCGGGGCTGCCGGCAGCTGCGGGAGTACGGTCCGGGTACAGGTCACGGTGGACGGCCTTCGCCACTCGCTCGATCGTCTCCATGCCGTAGTCCCACCCCACACCTGGTGACTCGCCTTCAGGAACCCTGTTGTTCTCGGTGAGGACCACCAGACCGTAGTCGTAGGCGCGCCCGGTGAACGCACCCATGCTGTTGACCTTCCAGTCCCCGCTGTCCCAGGGGTCCTTGACCCTCTCGGAACGCTGAAGCCATCCGTTCTTGACCTGGACGGCAGCGCCCGAGGGGGCACCGGCAGGCGCTCCCCACCGTTGATCCTCCTGCACGTTGCGCATGAGGCCCAGGATGTAGGCGCGCTCTTCGGCATTCAGGACCGAGTTGTCCTCACCGGTGAGCAGCTCGAGCAATGTGGCCTGATCCCTCGCAGTGACCTGAGTCAGACCCATGAGACCTGCTTCGTCGAGGATGGTGTCCT encodes:
- a CDS encoding helix-turn-helix domain-containing protein — translated: MPRHKARHKVVALLNEPQSPFELACATEVFGNIPPDLPVHYDFRVCAQQPGPLRTTAGYSMLVDAGLEALRSADTVMVPGWQPPGAPVPPAVLDALRAAHRRGSRIVSICTGAFVLAQAGLLDGRRATTHWRRTAQLAAAFPQVQVDADVLYIDHGDVATSAGTGAGIDLCLHLVRSDHGAAYAAQIARSMVLPPHREGSQLQYVAQAAPAGTDESLAPVLQWVLSRLDAELTVSRLAERAGLSDRTFARRFNRQLGTSPGQWLLNQRLDAARTLLEQTGLPVEAIATRVGLSSAVNLRRRFRAAFGTTPGAYRRIFGEARPMHSTSGGGPADSEDR
- a CDS encoding cupin domain-containing protein; the encoded protein is MSEHTDMNALMTVVHVDEVAPHEVVPGIVRRRLPATDHARGWLIDFAAGTEWPEVDVHTGEEWYYVLSGEVIEGEERYGPGTYVVFAAGSRHRPRTETGARMLGISLPAG